A single region of the Populus nigra chromosome 2, ddPopNigr1.1, whole genome shotgun sequence genome encodes:
- the LOC133681809 gene encoding uncharacterized protein LOC133681809, whose translation MSTQTQGVKSPPLRGYRRRKTVLDLNAPPTEGRGDEGTSNRTEPQGVQASQQGQSLPPPTIDVDVFDDDVIELSPAAFAEAKNNARRAHGRAVVVDVESGRTSRLSHNNLNKRRRVPPNQTIINCDLYINLEGGSSSSSRSMRENVQTLPPKEPTFNCPICLCPLVEEMSTKCGHIFCKTCIADAIKRQAKCPTCRKRVTNKELIRVFLPATS comes from the exons ATGAGCACTCAGACTCAGGGGGTGAAGAGTCCTCCTTTAAGGGGGTATCGGCGAAGGAAGACAGTGCTGGACTTAAACGCCCCTCCTACTGAAGGGAGGGGTGATGAAGGGACttcaaaccgaactgaacctcAAGGAGTGCAAGCAAGCCAACAAGGACAGTCCTTGCCACCTCCTACTATTGATGTTGATGTGTTCGATGATGATGTCATTGAATTGTCACCCGCAGCGTTTGCCGAG GCTAAGAACAATGCTCGAAGAGCTCATGGAAGGGCTGTCGTTGTCGATGTAGAGTCAG GGCGAACAAGTAGATTGTCTCACAATAACCTCAACAAGCGTAGAAGAGTTCCACCAAACCAAACGATTATCAATTGTGATCTTTACATCAATTTGGAAGgaggcagcagcagcagcagcaggtcTATG AGGGAGAATGTGCAGACCCTGCCGCCAAAGGAGCCAACCTTCAACTGTCCAATTTGCTTGTGTCCATTGGTTGAGGAGATGTCAACAAAATGTGGACACATTTTCTGTAAGACTTGCATTGCAGACGCAATCAAAAGACAGGCTAAATGTCCTACTTGTAGGAAAAGGGTCACCAATAAAGAACTTATTAGAGTGTTCCTCCCAGCAACCAGTTGA
- the LOC133681942 gene encoding uncharacterized protein LOC133681942, whose protein sequence is MIQLLFFVLFAEGFVASLLLVKIGPLRDLVIKSLEQVKMGKGPATVKTIAGTMSVILFSSLMSIVKIQNKGAKLGTMSPMDQVLWRTHLLEASLMGFTLFLGFLIDRMHHYLSKLIGLRSSVGSSKEEVERLQKEKMQLKEEEGKASKEMKLLQEQFSTLSENLKKLKLESEQKDKQIETAEAHVVALHKRSADLLLEYDRLLEDNQNLQAQATGHRI, encoded by the exons ATGATTCAGTTgttgttctttgttctttttgctGAGGGGTTTGTGGCATCTTTGCTGTTGGTAAAGATTGGGCCATTGAGAGACTTGGTGATTAAGAGTTTGGAGCAGGTGAAGATGGGAAAGGGTCCTGCTACAGTGAAAACTATTGCTGGAACCATGTCTGTGATTCTGTTTTCTAGCCTCATGAGCATTGTTAAGATCCAAAATAAGGGTGCAAAGCTTGGAACCATGTCACCAATGGATCAGGTTCTATGGAGAACCCACTTGCTTGAGGCATCACTCATGG GTTTCACCCTGTTTCTTGGGTTCTTAATTGATCGGATGCACCATTATCTTTCAAAGCTTATTGGGTTGAGAAGTAGCGTGGGATCTTCAAAAGAGGAAGTTGAAAGGCTTCAGAAAGAGAAGATGCAGCTTAAAGAGGAGGAAGGCAAAGCTTCCAAGGAAATGAAGCTTCTACAAGAACAATTTTCTACTCTGtcagagaatttgaagaagctGAAGCTGGAATCTGAGCAAAAAGACAAGCAGATTGAAACAGCTGAAGCCCATGTTGTTGCCCTTCACAAACGGTCTGCTGACCTCCTGCTGGAATATGACCGATTGTTAGAAGACAACCAAAATCTTCAGGCTCAAGCTACAGGACATAGGATTTGA